In Synechococcus sp. A18-25c, a single window of DNA contains:
- the tmk gene encoding dTMP kinase: MAGRFLVLEGIDGCGKTTQLKLLSQWLPGSGLMPAGATLLLTREPGGTPLGKALRELLLHPPQDSAPSPTAELLMYAADRAQHVEHLIRPALDRGDWVLSDRFSGSTLAYQGDGRGLDASTIRDLERIATAGVTPDLTLWLDLPIAVSLRRRQEQMADRIEAEGTAFLARVAEGFRTLAGERGWAAVAADRTPEQVQRSIRAQVEAKAAQGWI, encoded by the coding sequence ATGGCCGGACGTTTTCTGGTGCTTGAGGGCATTGATGGTTGCGGTAAGACCACGCAACTGAAGCTGCTCTCGCAATGGTTGCCCGGCAGTGGCCTCATGCCTGCAGGAGCAACCTTGCTTCTTACCCGGGAACCAGGGGGGACCCCTCTGGGGAAGGCCTTGCGGGAGTTGTTGCTCCATCCCCCCCAAGATTCGGCGCCTTCGCCCACTGCCGAACTGCTGATGTACGCGGCTGACCGCGCTCAGCATGTGGAGCACTTGATTCGGCCCGCTTTGGATAGGGGCGACTGGGTTCTCAGCGACCGATTCAGTGGTTCAACCCTGGCGTATCAGGGCGATGGTCGTGGTTTGGATGCGTCCACAATTCGCGATTTAGAACGGATTGCGACGGCCGGAGTGACACCGGATCTCACCCTTTGGCTGGACCTTCCCATTGCCGTCAGTCTTCGTCGTCGCCAGGAGCAGATGGCTGATCGGATTGAGGCGGAAGGAACCGCATTTCTGGCCCGGGTCGCTGAAGGTTTCCGGACCCTGGCCGGCGAACGTGGTTGGGCTGCAGTGGCGGCTGATCGCACGCCAGAGCAGGTGCAGCGAAGTATCCGAGCGCAGGTTGAGGCCAAAGCGGCACAAGGTTGGATCTGA
- a CDS encoding cation-translocating P-type ATPase yields the protein MLLDIDGMKCGGCVRAVERTLLDQPGVADASVNLVTRSAWLRLEGEPPPESPQSLEGVLEALQNRGFPAKLRPSGVVGQTDTPEQAWGWWRQWRQLMVALVLLLLSGLGHLAEGGTLSLPLIGSLPFHAGLATVALFGPGRPILSGGWKALRSGVPSMDTLVSLGVGSAYLASIVALIWPRVGWPCFFNEPVMLLGFVLLGRFLEERARRRTGRALQELAALQPNTARLLMADATVREVPVSLLRPGERIQLLAGDRIPVDGVVCEGRSAVDLSSLTGEPLPLDAEPGTELSSGCLNLEGTLELEVQRVGSDTALARIIALVEQAQARRAPIQGLADRVAGRFCYGVVSLAVVTFLFWWQLGSRLWPQVLEVPVVMMDHGSGHGLHGGLGAGAQTPFGLGLQLAIAVLVVACPCALGLATPTVITVSSGLAARQGWLFRGGDVIEQAASVKRMVFDKTGTLTLGRPLVDDVLATEDAARVIQFGASLEQTSRHPLAHALMQEAQRRNIPLLPVQASRTFPGAGMQGTLDTLQGEVRVGSPEWMQAEGVAWSSAQQLVVQAALKRGQTLVAVAVDHEPLGLVAIDDGLRPDAVVALQRLRTQGLSLAMLSGDRRRAVEEVGQALGFTHDELAWQLLPAQKLERLERWKAKEAVGMVGDGINDAPALAAADLGIAVGTGTQIAQDTADLVLLGDRLEALPEALTLARRTMAKIRQNLFWAFGYNLIALPVAAGVLLPSFNLLLSPPLAALLMALSSVTVVLNALSLRLR from the coding sequence GTGCTTCTCGACATCGACGGGATGAAATGTGGTGGCTGTGTGCGCGCGGTGGAACGCACTTTGCTGGATCAGCCTGGAGTGGCGGATGCCAGCGTCAATCTGGTCACTCGCAGCGCATGGCTTCGCCTGGAGGGTGAACCCCCTCCGGAGTCACCTCAGTCTCTCGAGGGTGTTCTGGAAGCGCTCCAAAACAGGGGTTTTCCCGCCAAATTGCGCCCGAGCGGTGTCGTTGGTCAGACCGATACGCCGGAACAGGCCTGGGGGTGGTGGCGTCAGTGGCGTCAGCTGATGGTGGCCTTGGTGCTGCTGCTTCTCTCCGGTCTTGGCCATTTGGCCGAGGGAGGGACACTGTCGCTGCCGTTGATTGGCAGTCTTCCGTTTCATGCCGGACTGGCGACCGTGGCGTTGTTCGGCCCTGGGCGTCCGATTTTGAGCGGTGGATGGAAGGCCCTCCGTAGCGGTGTTCCGAGCATGGACACCCTGGTGAGCCTTGGTGTCGGCAGCGCTTATTTGGCCAGCATCGTCGCGCTCATCTGGCCGCGAGTGGGCTGGCCCTGTTTCTTCAATGAACCCGTGATGCTGCTGGGTTTCGTTCTGTTGGGGCGCTTCCTGGAAGAGCGTGCGCGCAGGCGCACCGGCCGGGCCCTGCAGGAGCTCGCAGCGCTGCAGCCCAACACGGCACGTTTGCTAATGGCGGATGCCACTGTGCGTGAGGTGCCCGTGTCTTTGTTGCGCCCTGGTGAACGCATTCAGCTCTTGGCAGGCGATCGGATTCCGGTCGACGGTGTGGTGTGTGAGGGGCGATCAGCGGTCGATTTGTCCAGCCTCACTGGGGAACCTCTCCCCCTGGATGCTGAGCCGGGTACCGAGCTCAGTTCCGGGTGCCTGAATCTCGAGGGCACCTTGGAGCTGGAGGTGCAGCGGGTCGGTAGCGATACCGCTCTGGCTCGGATCATTGCTCTGGTGGAGCAAGCCCAAGCAAGGCGAGCACCGATCCAGGGCCTCGCGGACCGTGTGGCGGGCCGCTTTTGCTACGGCGTGGTCAGTCTGGCGGTGGTGACGTTCCTGTTTTGGTGGCAGCTGGGAAGTCGTCTCTGGCCCCAGGTGCTGGAGGTGCCTGTGGTGATGATGGACCACGGTTCAGGCCATGGCTTGCATGGTGGGCTTGGGGCTGGCGCTCAGACGCCTTTCGGTCTGGGATTGCAGCTTGCGATCGCTGTGCTTGTGGTGGCTTGTCCCTGTGCCCTGGGTCTGGCCACCCCCACGGTGATTACCGTCTCCTCGGGACTGGCCGCTCGCCAGGGCTGGTTGTTTAGGGGTGGTGATGTGATCGAGCAGGCCGCCTCTGTCAAACGCATGGTGTTTGACAAAACCGGCACCCTCACCCTGGGACGTCCCTTGGTGGATGACGTATTGGCCACGGAGGATGCGGCACGAGTCATTCAGTTTGGAGCGAGTCTGGAACAGACCAGTCGTCATCCCCTGGCTCATGCCTTGATGCAGGAAGCGCAGCGGCGCAACATCCCGCTTCTTCCCGTGCAGGCCAGTCGAACGTTCCCTGGGGCTGGCATGCAGGGCACCTTGGACACTCTTCAGGGCGAGGTCAGGGTCGGCTCTCCAGAATGGATGCAAGCCGAAGGCGTGGCCTGGTCGTCTGCGCAGCAGTTGGTTGTGCAGGCCGCCCTCAAGCGTGGTCAGACGTTGGTGGCGGTTGCTGTGGATCACGAGCCGCTGGGTCTGGTCGCCATTGATGACGGCCTGCGTCCGGATGCCGTTGTTGCTTTGCAACGTCTGCGCACTCAGGGTCTCTCGCTGGCCATGTTGAGTGGAGACCGTCGTCGTGCTGTTGAGGAGGTTGGCCAGGCCCTTGGTTTCACGCATGATGAACTGGCCTGGCAGTTGCTCCCGGCGCAGAAGCTCGAGCGTCTCGAGCGCTGGAAAGCCAAGGAAGCCGTGGGCATGGTCGGCGATGGCATTAATGATGCCCCGGCTCTCGCTGCTGCTGATCTCGGCATCGCTGTGGGAACTGGCACGCAGATCGCGCAAGACACAGCGGATCTGGTGTTGCTCGGAGATCGTCTCGAAGCGCTGCCGGAGGCTTTGACCCTGGCCCGCCGCACCATGGCCAAGATCCGTCAGAACCTCTTCTGGGCCTTTGGTTACAACCTCATCGCCCTCCCTGTGGCGGCAGGTGTATTGCTACCGAGTTTCAACCTGCTGCTCTCCCCACCTCTGGCCGCGTTGCTGATGGCCCTCAGTTCTGTGACCGTGGTGCTGAATGCTCTGAGCCTTCGCCTGCGTTAA
- a CDS encoding photosystem I assembly protein Ycf3 has protein sequence MGTTVRLSVPRSNRNDNFIDKSFTVMADLIVKLLPINPRAKEAYVYYRDGLSAQNDGDYAEALENYEESLKLEENPIDRGETLKNMAIIYMSNGEEDRAIETYLKALEENPKQPSCLKNMGLIYEKRGRMAEEEGRRDEADGWLDKAAEAWTQAVRLNPGGYLDIENWLKSSGRSNVDVYF, from the coding sequence ATGGGGACAACCGTCCGGCTCTCCGTGCCCCGCAGCAATCGCAACGACAACTTCATCGACAAAAGCTTCACGGTGATGGCCGATCTGATCGTGAAGCTGCTGCCGATCAACCCCAGAGCCAAAGAGGCTTATGTGTATTACCGCGATGGCTTATCCGCTCAAAACGATGGTGACTACGCCGAAGCCCTTGAAAACTACGAAGAAAGCCTGAAGCTCGAGGAGAACCCGATCGACCGTGGTGAAACCCTCAAAAACATGGCGATCATCTACATGAGCAATGGCGAAGAAGATCGAGCAATCGAGACTTATCTCAAGGCTCTCGAAGAGAATCCGAAGCAGCCGTCATGCCTCAAAAACATGGGGCTCATCTACGAAAAACGTGGTCGGATGGCTGAAGAGGAGGGCCGACGCGATGAGGCCGACGGCTGGCTCGACAAGGCCGCCGAGGCATGGACTCAAGCTGTGCGTCTGAATCCCGGTGGTTACCTGGACATCGAAAACTGGCTCAAGTCCAGTGGTCGCAGCAATGTTGACGTGTATTTCTGA
- the radA gene encoding DNA repair protein RadA translates to MPRSVTLYVCQSCGAQTRQFFGRCNSCGSWNSLVEQTAPKDDGRRRRAAADPAVAPKPRRSTAMASLGDQPLQRLPSGYDELDRVLGGGLVPGSLVLVGGDPGIGKSTLLLQSASSMARDRSVLYVSAEESAQQVKLRWQRLTAERSDLQLLAETDLELVLEELEALRPDVAVIDSIQALHDADLSSAPGSVAQVRECAAALQRLAKRQNTALLLVGHVTKEGVLAGPKVLEHLVDAVLTFEGDRFASHRLLRAVKNRFGATHELGVFEMRGQGLAEVGNPSELFLSGERASGVATIVACEGTRPLVVDLQALVSTTSYASPRRTATGIAVNRLHQILAVLEKHMGLPLSRFDCYLAVAGGLDVEEPAADLGVAAAVVASYRDLTLPAGTVLLGELGLGGQLRPVGQLELRLQEAVRLGFRRAVVPRGSGLDPVAARLDLALLEAGSITEALVLGLGVGPDDDSL, encoded by the coding sequence GTGCCCCGATCTGTCACTCTCTACGTCTGCCAGAGCTGCGGTGCCCAGACGCGCCAGTTCTTTGGGCGATGCAACAGCTGCGGAAGTTGGAATTCGCTCGTTGAACAGACAGCACCAAAAGATGATGGTCGGCGGCGGCGGGCAGCCGCTGATCCTGCAGTCGCTCCGAAGCCTCGCCGCTCCACGGCGATGGCCTCGCTTGGGGATCAACCTCTGCAGCGGCTTCCCAGTGGCTATGACGAGCTTGATCGCGTGCTTGGCGGAGGACTCGTGCCTGGGTCCTTGGTGCTGGTGGGGGGAGACCCTGGCATCGGCAAAAGCACGCTGCTTTTACAGAGTGCGTCGTCTATGGCCCGCGACCGCTCTGTTCTGTACGTGAGTGCCGAGGAGTCAGCTCAGCAGGTGAAGCTGCGCTGGCAACGCCTGACGGCGGAACGCAGTGACCTCCAGCTTCTGGCGGAGACCGATCTGGAGTTGGTTCTTGAGGAACTGGAAGCGCTGCGGCCCGATGTGGCAGTGATCGACAGCATCCAGGCGCTTCATGACGCCGATCTTTCGAGTGCTCCAGGGTCTGTGGCTCAGGTCCGGGAATGTGCCGCTGCTCTACAGCGTCTGGCCAAGCGTCAGAACACGGCTCTCTTGCTGGTTGGCCATGTCACCAAAGAAGGCGTTCTGGCTGGCCCGAAAGTGTTGGAACACCTGGTGGATGCGGTGTTGACCTTCGAAGGCGATCGATTCGCCAGTCATCGCCTGCTTCGCGCAGTGAAGAATCGCTTTGGCGCCACCCACGAATTGGGCGTGTTCGAGATGCGGGGCCAGGGGCTGGCGGAGGTTGGCAATCCCAGTGAGCTGTTTCTCAGCGGCGAGCGGGCCAGCGGCGTGGCCACGATCGTGGCTTGCGAAGGCACGCGCCCACTGGTGGTGGATCTGCAAGCACTGGTCAGCACCACCAGCTATGCCAGTCCGCGTCGCACGGCCACGGGCATTGCTGTGAATCGACTCCATCAGATCTTGGCGGTGCTGGAAAAGCACATGGGTCTGCCGCTGTCGCGTTTTGACTGTTATCTGGCAGTGGCTGGAGGGTTGGATGTGGAAGAGCCTGCTGCGGATCTCGGCGTGGCCGCGGCTGTAGTCGCCAGCTATCGCGACCTCACGCTTCCAGCCGGCACTGTGCTCCTTGGTGAACTGGGCCTGGGCGGACAGCTCCGACCGGTCGGGCAGCTGGAGCTGCGTTTGCAAGAGGCTGTGCGACTGGGTTTTCGTCGTGCTGTGGTGCCGCGGGGCAGCGGTCTCGATCCGGTGGCCGCAAGGCTTGATCTTGCGCTGCTCGAGGCTGGTTCGATCACCGAAGCTCTTGTGCTGGGGCTTGGGGTCGGACCTGATGACGACAGCCTCTGA
- the rpaB gene encoding response regulator transcription factor RpaB, with protein sequence MTASAPSKETILVVDDEASIRRILETRLSMIGYNVVTASDGTEALEKFPNCNPDLVVLDVMMPKLDGYGVCQELRKESDVPIVMLTALGDVADRITGLELGADDYVIKPFSPKELEARIRCVLRRVEKEQAAGIPNSGVIQVSDLRIDTNKRQVFRNDERIRLTGMEFSLLELLVSRSGEPFSRGEILKEVWGYTPERHVDTRVVDVHISRLRSKLEDDPANPELILTARGTGYLFQRIVDSVASEGP encoded by the coding sequence ATGACGGCCTCAGCACCTTCCAAAGAAACCATTCTCGTGGTGGATGACGAGGCCAGCATCCGCAGGATCCTCGAGACCCGCCTCTCGATGATCGGCTACAACGTGGTCACCGCCAGCGACGGGACGGAAGCTCTCGAGAAATTTCCAAACTGCAACCCTGACCTCGTCGTCCTCGACGTGATGATGCCGAAACTGGATGGCTATGGGGTCTGCCAGGAACTACGCAAGGAATCAGACGTCCCGATCGTGATGCTCACGGCCCTTGGTGACGTGGCTGACCGCATCACAGGCCTGGAACTTGGCGCCGATGACTACGTGATCAAACCCTTCAGCCCCAAGGAGCTGGAGGCCAGGATCCGCTGCGTTCTCCGCCGCGTGGAAAAAGAGCAGGCGGCAGGAATCCCTAACTCAGGTGTCATCCAGGTGTCGGACCTGCGCATCGACACCAACAAACGTCAGGTCTTCCGCAACGACGAACGCATTCGCCTGACCGGAATGGAGTTCAGCCTCCTCGAGCTGCTGGTCAGCCGTTCAGGAGAACCCTTCAGCCGTGGAGAAATCCTCAAGGAAGTTTGGGGCTACACCCCTGAGCGTCATGTAGACACTCGCGTGGTGGATGTTCATATTTCCCGGCTTCGTTCCAAACTGGAAGATGACCCGGCCAACCCCGAGCTGATTCTCACGGCTCGCGGCACCGGCTACCTGTTCCAGCGCATCGTCGATTCCGTTGCCTCCGAAGGACCCTGA
- the plsX gene encoding phosphate acyltransferase PlsX, giving the protein MPPKDPDHSPDVAPRIKARRSKAVRRLVIWYRRNAAVTSLVDTATTSASAAGNVAGSVTSMAGTVVNSAGNMAGSVLQPVMDPLRRLQGGVPGFEEPINDDDRVWVAVDGMGGDHAPGPILEGCLQAIERLAVKIRFVGETDRVLEAAAATGLSQALNTVIDAGHLELITSGPSVQMHEEATVVRRKRDASINVAMDLVKRGEAQAVYSAGNSGAVMASAIFRLGRLAGIDRPAIGALFPTKDPGQPVLVLDVGANMDCKPSYLHQFALLGNIYSRDVLQVSQPRIGLLNIGEEECKGNDLAVRTHALLRDESRFHFAGNCEGRDVLSGEFDVVVCDGFTGNVLLKFLESVGSVLLGVLRAELPRGRRGKVGSAFLRSNLKRIKKRLDHAEHGGALLLGVNGICVIGHGSSKALSVVSALRLAHSAASHGVMDDLAQLGAQVVSKA; this is encoded by the coding sequence TTGCCTCCGAAGGACCCTGATCACTCCCCGGACGTTGCGCCGAGGATCAAAGCCCGCCGATCAAAAGCGGTTCGGCGCCTGGTGATTTGGTACCGGCGCAATGCTGCCGTGACCAGTCTGGTGGACACGGCCACAACCTCGGCGAGCGCCGCAGGCAACGTTGCCGGTTCCGTGACCTCCATGGCCGGCACGGTTGTGAACAGTGCTGGGAATATGGCGGGATCCGTGCTGCAGCCAGTAATGGATCCCTTGCGACGTTTGCAAGGCGGGGTTCCTGGCTTCGAGGAGCCCATTAACGACGACGACCGCGTTTGGGTGGCCGTCGATGGCATGGGCGGCGACCATGCCCCAGGACCGATTCTGGAGGGATGCCTACAGGCGATTGAACGCCTGGCGGTGAAGATCCGTTTTGTGGGCGAGACCGATCGGGTGCTCGAAGCAGCTGCGGCAACGGGCTTATCGCAAGCACTCAACACCGTCATTGATGCCGGTCATCTTGAGCTGATCACCAGCGGGCCCTCTGTCCAGATGCATGAGGAGGCCACGGTGGTGCGCCGCAAACGCGACGCGAGCATCAACGTGGCTATGGACCTCGTCAAACGCGGCGAAGCCCAGGCGGTGTATTCGGCTGGAAACTCCGGTGCCGTGATGGCCTCAGCGATCTTCCGTCTCGGTCGTCTGGCCGGGATTGACCGGCCGGCCATTGGAGCCCTTTTCCCCACCAAGGATCCTGGACAGCCGGTGCTGGTGCTCGATGTAGGCGCCAACATGGATTGCAAACCCTCCTATCTGCACCAATTCGCTCTGCTGGGAAACATCTACAGCCGTGATGTGTTGCAGGTCAGCCAGCCCCGAATCGGCCTTCTCAACATTGGAGAAGAGGAATGCAAAGGCAATGATCTTGCTGTTCGCACCCATGCGCTCCTCCGCGATGAATCACGCTTCCACTTCGCGGGAAATTGTGAAGGAAGGGATGTGCTGTCGGGCGAGTTCGACGTGGTGGTTTGCGATGGTTTCACGGGCAACGTCCTGCTCAAATTTCTGGAATCAGTCGGCAGTGTCTTGCTGGGGGTCTTGAGGGCCGAATTGCCGCGTGGACGCCGAGGCAAGGTGGGTTCCGCGTTTCTGCGTAGCAACCTGAAGCGCATCAAGAAACGATTGGACCACGCCGAACATGGCGGTGCACTTCTGCTTGGCGTCAATGGCATCTGCGTGATCGGCCACGGCAGCAGCAAAGCCCTCTCGGTGGTGAGCGCTCTACGCCTGGCCCACTCCGCTGCCAGTCACGGCGTCATGGACGATCTCGCTCAGCTGGGAGCGCAAGTGGTCTCGAAGGCCTGA
- a CDS encoding beta-ketoacyl-ACP synthase III, protein MAGASPHSRGVALIGCGSAQAEQVISNDQLGLRVETSDEWIRTRTGIGSRRVSSPQESLTDLATKAGNSALEMAGWSADTLDLVLLATSTPDDLFGSAPRVQAALGASHAVAFDLTAACSGFLFALVTASQYLRTGAMRRVLVIGADQLSRFVDWDDRRSCVLFGDGAGALALEASDGDGLHGFLLRSDGIRGGVLNLPALDTAAPLAGQAKHRQGGYRPIAMNGQEVYKFAVREVPAILQSLLAQCDVGPNEIDWLLLHQANQRILDAVADRFSIPHEKVLSNLAHYGNTSAATIPLVLDEAVRDGRIRRGHLLASSGFGAGLSWGAALLRWQGPA, encoded by the coding sequence TTGGCTGGAGCATCACCGCACTCCCGTGGCGTCGCCCTAATCGGCTGCGGTAGCGCTCAGGCTGAACAGGTGATCAGCAACGACCAGCTGGGTCTGCGTGTGGAGACCAGTGATGAATGGATCCGGACCCGAACAGGAATCGGCAGTCGGCGGGTCAGCAGCCCACAGGAAAGCCTCACCGACTTGGCGACCAAGGCGGGGAATTCGGCCCTGGAGATGGCCGGCTGGTCGGCAGACACCCTTGACCTGGTGCTGCTCGCCACCTCCACCCCCGACGATCTCTTCGGCTCTGCACCTCGCGTCCAAGCCGCCCTCGGTGCCAGCCATGCCGTCGCTTTTGATCTGACAGCGGCCTGCAGTGGCTTTCTGTTCGCACTGGTCACTGCGTCCCAGTACCTGCGCACCGGTGCCATGCGCAGGGTTCTGGTGATTGGAGCCGACCAGTTGAGTCGATTTGTCGACTGGGACGACCGGCGCAGCTGTGTACTGTTCGGCGATGGTGCAGGGGCCCTGGCCCTAGAAGCCAGCGACGGCGATGGGCTCCATGGCTTCCTGCTGCGCAGCGATGGCATCCGTGGAGGCGTGCTCAATCTCCCCGCTCTTGACACTGCGGCTCCACTGGCTGGCCAAGCGAAGCACCGCCAGGGTGGTTACCGGCCGATTGCAATGAACGGCCAAGAGGTCTACAAATTCGCTGTTCGCGAAGTCCCCGCCATCCTGCAGTCGCTACTGGCCCAATGCGATGTCGGCCCTAACGAGATCGACTGGCTGCTGCTGCACCAGGCCAACCAACGCATTCTGGATGCCGTGGCCGATCGCTTCTCGATTCCCCACGAGAAGGTGCTCAGCAACCTGGCCCATTACGGCAACACATCGGCAGCCACGATTCCTTTAGTGCTCGATGAAGCTGTGCGCGACGGACGCATCCGCCGGGGCCACCTGCTGGCCAGCAGTGGATTCGGCGCAGGGTTGAGTTGGGGAGCAGCGCTGTTGCGGTGGCAGGGTCCCGCGTAG
- the fabD gene encoding ACP S-malonyltransferase: MSIAWVFPGQGSQKIGMADSILSLPGAEERFDLASQRLGRDLLAICKGEAGESVTPADLNDTRNTQPALFVVESLIVDELVRQGREPSLVAGHSLGELVALYAAGVFDAATGLELMQRRSELMSTAGGGAMTAVIGFDRDQLNALVADTADVVIANDNSEAQVVLSGSPEAVGSVSEALTCKRAIPLAVSGAFHSPFMADAAEAFSAHLDTLTFADARMPVLSNTDPTPSSDGSELKQRLRQQMTTGVRWRETMEALAAAGVDTLVEIGPGNVLSGLAKRSMRGVTSHQLANAGDLGL, from the coding sequence ATGTCGATAGCCTGGGTGTTTCCTGGTCAGGGGTCTCAGAAAATCGGCATGGCCGATTCGATCCTGAGCCTTCCCGGAGCCGAAGAGCGCTTCGATCTGGCATCCCAGCGTCTGGGAAGGGATCTCCTCGCCATCTGCAAAGGAGAAGCCGGTGAGAGCGTTACACCTGCGGATCTAAACGACACCCGCAACACCCAGCCAGCGTTGTTCGTCGTCGAATCCCTGATCGTCGATGAGCTAGTGCGCCAGGGCCGTGAGCCCTCTTTGGTGGCAGGTCACAGTTTGGGCGAACTGGTGGCGCTGTATGCCGCGGGCGTTTTCGATGCCGCCACGGGCTTAGAGCTGATGCAGCGCCGCTCCGAACTCATGTCCACTGCAGGTGGAGGTGCCATGACGGCGGTCATCGGATTTGACCGCGATCAACTGAATGCGCTTGTAGCCGACACAGCGGATGTGGTGATTGCCAACGACAACAGCGAAGCCCAGGTGGTTCTATCCGGCAGTCCTGAGGCTGTCGGCAGTGTCAGCGAGGCACTCACCTGCAAACGGGCCATCCCCCTTGCGGTGTCAGGCGCCTTCCACTCACCCTTCATGGCTGATGCGGCTGAGGCCTTCTCAGCGCATCTCGACACGCTCACGTTTGCCGATGCGCGCATGCCGGTGCTGAGCAACACCGATCCCACGCCCAGCAGCGATGGCAGCGAACTCAAACAACGACTGCGCCAGCAGATGACCACCGGTGTGCGCTGGAGAGAAACGATGGAAGCCCTTGCAGCCGCAGGTGTCGACACCCTGGTGGAGATTGGCCCAGGCAACGTGCTCAGTGGCCTCGCAAAGCGTTCAATGCGCGGCGTCACCAGCCATCAGCTGGCCAATGCCGGCGATCTCGGCCTTTGA
- a CDS encoding 1-acyl-sn-glycerol-3-phosphate acyltransferase, translated as MRTSKITTANTAALEGLSAPSPSVVYRLVSALLVFPLFRLVFRGRTTGNTRVPMHGPLVVVANHGSHLDPPLLGHGLGRPVAFMAKAELFRIPLLGRLIRACGAYPVNRGASDREAIRTATAKLQEGWAIGVFLDGTRQPDGRVNNPMPGAALLAARSGAPLLPVAILNSHRALGSGQTLPRLVPLFLRIGEPVPPPASRRKPDLEATTRELQRRINAMLDQGSVNT; from the coding sequence GTGCGCACTTCCAAGATCACGACCGCCAACACGGCTGCCCTCGAGGGGCTGTCAGCACCGTCTCCAAGTGTTGTCTACCGGCTGGTGAGCGCCTTGCTGGTGTTTCCCCTCTTCCGTTTGGTGTTCCGGGGACGGACCACTGGCAACACGCGCGTGCCAATGCACGGTCCGCTCGTGGTGGTGGCGAACCATGGCTCCCACCTAGACCCACCCTTGCTGGGTCATGGCCTCGGACGACCAGTGGCCTTCATGGCCAAAGCCGAACTGTTTCGAATTCCATTATTGGGTCGACTGATCCGGGCCTGTGGTGCTTACCCCGTCAACCGAGGGGCAAGCGATCGGGAGGCGATCCGCACCGCGACCGCCAAGCTGCAGGAAGGCTGGGCGATTGGCGTGTTTCTTGACGGCACACGTCAGCCCGATGGCCGGGTCAACAACCCCATGCCAGGCGCGGCTCTGCTGGCGGCGCGATCCGGCGCACCTCTCCTGCCCGTTGCCATCTTGAACAGCCATCGTGCCCTCGGTAGCGGGCAAACCCTTCCTCGGCTGGTGCCGCTGTTTCTGCGCATCGGGGAACCCGTGCCGCCTCCTGCGAGCCGACGTAAACCCGACCTCGAAGCCACCACACGCGAACTGCAGCGTCGCATCAACGCGATGCTCGATCAGGGTTCCGTAAACACCTGA
- a CDS encoding YdcF family protein encodes MALGGRSLLLCSAFLLAAGVAGPLRPFLEAALTNHEPQRILVLGGDADRERVGLNLARRMNLPLVVSGGTNPEYAQWLMQDAGLEPDRVRLDYRAQDTLGNFTSLVDELHREGIRHLLLVTSADHLPRAMTVGGIVAGSRGIRLTGIPVSCADHCREEGLGKRVGDGLRAVAWVATGKDLKPLARLHWPQVFTEP; translated from the coding sequence ATGGCTCTGGGCGGCCGCTCGTTGTTGTTGTGCTCGGCTTTTCTACTGGCTGCAGGCGTGGCAGGTCCGTTGCGCCCTTTCCTGGAGGCTGCGCTAACCAACCATGAGCCCCAGCGCATCCTGGTGTTAGGAGGTGATGCCGATCGAGAGCGCGTTGGCTTAAATCTTGCCCGCCGCATGAACCTTCCACTTGTGGTGAGCGGTGGGACCAATCCCGAGTACGCCCAGTGGTTGATGCAGGATGCTGGACTTGAGCCAGACCGTGTTCGTCTCGATTACCGCGCGCAGGACACCCTCGGCAATTTCACGTCGCTCGTCGACGAACTTCACCGTGAGGGTATCCGTCATCTGCTGCTGGTGACCAGTGCAGATCACCTGCCTCGTGCCATGACCGTCGGTGGCATCGTCGCCGGGAGCCGTGGGATCCGTTTGACAGGGATCCCTGTGAGCTGTGCGGACCACTGTCGCGAAGAAGGCCTGGGCAAGCGCGTTGGCGATGGTTTGCGAGCGGTGGCTTGGGTCGCAACTGGCAAAGATCTCAAACCTTTGGCGCGCCTTCACTGGCCTCAGGTGTTTACGGAACCCTGA